The Campylobacter sp. CN_NE2 genome contains a region encoding:
- the thiS gene encoding sulfur carrier protein ThiS, with amino-acid sequence MIKVRVNGRECEFDADMSVEEFLHSQGYELKFIAVEADGEILSKTLWETTQISNFKVYEIVEFVGGG; translated from the coding sequence ATGATAAAAGTGCGTGTAAATGGGCGTGAGTGCGAATTTGACGCCGATATGAGCGTGGAAGAATTTTTACACTCGCAAGGTTATGAGCTCAAATTTATCGCTGTGGAAGCTGACGGCGAGATTTTGAGTAAAACACTTTGGGAAACTACGCAAATTTCAAATTTCAAAGTTTATGAAATCGTTGAATTTGTGGGTGGGGGCTGA
- the thiF gene encoding sulfur carrier protein ThiS adenylyltransferase ThiF, which translates to MEVKNLKNESEFRAEIFTRNPKGTAEILRNARVCILGAGGLGSNVAIMLVRAGIGELKLIDFDKVEISNLNRQHYALKHLGRPKIEALKEQILEINPYAKVQICGEKITSENVREILRDEKIICECFDGAENKAMIANLSAEYKDKIFVCASGMAGLGGANSIQTRKFGSNLYICGDSTSGAGLENGLISPRVMLCAAHQANAVLQEILR; encoded by the coding sequence GTGGAAGTTAAAAATTTAAAAAATGAAAGCGAATTTAGGGCTGAAATTTTTACGCGAAATCCAAAAGGAACGGCTGAGATTTTACGAAATGCAAGAGTTTGCATACTTGGAGCTGGTGGGCTTGGCTCAAATGTCGCTATAATGCTAGTTCGAGCTGGAATTGGTGAGCTAAAACTTATCGATTTTGATAAAGTGGAAATTTCAAATTTAAACCGCCAACACTACGCCTTAAAACATTTAGGACGCCCAAAAATAGAAGCTTTAAAAGAGCAAATTTTAGAAATTAACCCTTACGCAAAAGTGCAAATTTGCGGCGAAAAAATCACTAGTGAAAATGTGCGTGAAATTTTACGGGACGAAAAAATCATCTGCGAGTGCTTCGACGGAGCCGAAAATAAGGCGATGATAGCGAATTTATCGGCTGAGTATAAAGATAAAATTTTTGTTTGCGCTTCGGGTATGGCTGGTCTTGGGGGAGCAAATTCTATCCAAACTCGCAAATTTGGAAGCAATCTTTATATTTGTGGCGACAGCACAAGCGGTGCAGGGCTTGAAAATGGATTAATTTCGCCAAGAGTAATGCTATGCGCCGCCCACCAAGCAAACGCTGTTTTGCAGGAAATTTTGCGTTGA
- a CDS encoding thiazole synthase → MDKLVLGGKEFSSRFIMGSGKFDHEMIEACVHNAGCEIVTLALRRVSESKDRNILNFIPKSVTLLPNTSGARNAEEAVRIAKLARELGCGDFVKIEIITDSKFLFPDNYETIKATEILANDGFIVLPYMHADLNVARSLKNAGAAAVMPLGAPIGSNRGLMMRDMIEILVGEVDLPIIVDAGIGRPSQACEAMEMGCAAVMVNTAIATSSDLVQMAKAFANAINAGRDAYNAKFGAVRNTAAASSPLTGFLRD, encoded by the coding sequence ATGGATAAATTAGTTTTGGGTGGTAAGGAATTTTCATCTCGCTTCATAATGGGTTCTGGCAAATTCGACCACGAAATGATAGAAGCCTGTGTCCATAACGCTGGGTGTGAGATTGTAACACTCGCACTTCGCAGGGTAAGCGAGAGCAAAGACAGAAATATTTTAAATTTCATACCAAAAAGCGTTACGCTTTTGCCAAATACAAGTGGCGCCAGAAACGCAGAAGAAGCCGTGCGTATCGCAAAACTAGCAAGGGAGCTAGGCTGTGGGGACTTCGTCAAAATCGAGATTATCACAGATAGCAAATTTTTATTCCCCGATAATTACGAAACCATTAAAGCGACCGAAATTTTAGCAAATGACGGATTTATCGTGCTTCCGTATATGCACGCTGATTTAAATGTGGCTCGTAGCCTAAAAAACGCAGGAGCAGCCGCTGTGATGCCGCTTGGTGCGCCCATTGGCTCAAATCGTGGGCTTATGATGAGAGATATGATTGAAATTTTAGTCGGCGAAGTGGATTTGCCGATCATCGTCGATGCGGGAATAGGGCGTCCAAGCCAAGCGTGTGAAGCCATGGAAATGGGGTGTGCGGCTGTCATGGTAAATACCGCAATCGCCACTTCTAGCGATTTAGTCCAAATGGCAAAAGCCTTTGCAAATGCGATAAATGCAGGGCGAGACGCCTATAATGCCAAATTTGGCGCCGTGCGAAATACTGCCGCGGCAAGTTCGCCACTAACAGGCTTTTTAAGGGACTAA
- a CDS encoding thiamine phosphate synthase, which produces MKITAISNLELCGGKEALKEKISRLCEAGISEIILREKNLSVSEYCALFCEVLQICERFGVRLFLHNFLDLAFDLEHKFIWLPLGVLQNFRQNSNQNLSKFEKIVVSAHSTDEARFALNLGANALCLSHIFPTDCKANLEPKGLDLIRNVREFWGGEIYALGGINSSNFHFAIESGADNIAIMSSAMTCENVKEFVLNFLD; this is translated from the coding sequence GTGAAAATCACGGCGATTTCAAATTTAGAGCTTTGTGGCGGAAAAGAAGCGTTGAAAGAGAAAATTTCACGCCTTTGCGAAGCCGGGATTAGCGAAATAATCTTGCGTGAGAAAAATTTGAGCGTGAGCGAATACTGCGCGCTTTTTTGCGAAGTTTTGCAAATTTGCGAACGCTTTGGCGTTCGCCTTTTTTTGCATAATTTTTTGGATTTAGCCTTTGATTTGGAGCATAAATTTATCTGGCTTCCTTTGGGCGTGTTGCAAAATTTCAGGCAAAATTCTAATCAAAATTTAAGTAAATTTGAAAAAATCGTAGTTTCGGCTCACAGCACAGATGAAGCTAGGTTTGCCCTAAATTTGGGCGCAAACGCACTTTGTTTAAGCCATATTTTTCCGACAGATTGCAAAGCAAATTTAGAGCCAAAGGGGCTAGATTTGATTCGCAATGTGCGTGAATTTTGGGGTGGCGAAATTTATGCCCTTGGCGGGATAAATTCTAGTAATTTCCACTTTGCGATTGAAAGTGGAGCCGATAATATCGCCATAATGAGCTCTGCTATGACATGCGAAAACGTAAAAGAATTTGTTTTAAATTTTTTGGATTAA
- a CDS encoding ABC-F family ATP-binding cassette domain-containing protein, translated as MIEIKDLTHRFGKQLLFENVNLSLDRSHRYGLIGANGAGKSTFLKILSGEVEHTSGEIAVDSGLKIGVLGQDQFAFEEFTLKDAVLYGNKRLYNAVKEKEKLYESTEFTDEINNRLAELEMICAEEDPSYEYEIRIEKILSSLGLNEFDKKMSEAETSDKFKVLLAQVLFPKPDILFLDEPTNNLDIEAISWLEFELNRHDGTLVVISHDRHFLNRVCTDILDVDFRKIRKFSGNYDDWYIAANLLTKQAQMERDKQLKEKAELEKFIARFSANASKAKQATSRQKLLEKLDISEIATSSRRDPSILFKLGREIGNEILELKGINKKFGETIICKDFDFKLEKGDKVAIIGKNGVGKTTLCRMINGEIGQDSGTIHIGATIESGYFAQDTNNKIKGDLKLYEYLQDAKNKDLDEIRKCLGRMLFSGAEQEKSVGALSGGEKHRVMLSKLMLTKPNFLVLDEPNNHLDLEAIIALGEALYNFAGSVICVSHDRELIDAFANRILHLKGNGEIVDFRGTYEEYRASLGEE; from the coding sequence ATGATAGAAATCAAAGATTTGACGCATAGATTTGGCAAACAGCTTTTGTTTGAAAATGTAAATTTAAGCCTTGATAGGTCGCACAGATACGGGCTTATCGGCGCAAACGGCGCAGGAAAATCGACTTTCCTTAAAATTTTAAGTGGCGAAGTCGAACACACAAGCGGCGAAATCGCCGTCGATAGTGGCTTGAAAATCGGGGTTTTGGGGCAAGATCAGTTTGCATTTGAAGAATTTACGCTTAAAGATGCCGTGCTTTATGGCAACAAACGCCTCTACAACGCCGTCAAAGAAAAAGAAAAACTCTACGAAAGCACCGAATTTACCGACGAAATCAACAATCGCTTGGCTGAGTTAGAGATGATTTGCGCCGAAGAAGACCCAAGCTACGAGTATGAAATCAGGATTGAGAAAATCCTTAGCTCACTTGGGCTAAATGAATTTGATAAAAAAATGAGCGAGGCCGAAACTAGCGATAAATTCAAGGTCTTACTCGCGCAAGTTTTGTTCCCAAAACCTGATATTTTGTTTTTGGACGAACCGACAAACAACCTTGACATTGAAGCGATTTCGTGGCTAGAATTTGAACTAAACCGCCATGATGGCACTCTCGTGGTCATCAGCCACGACCGCCACTTCCTAAACCGCGTTTGCACGGACATTTTAGATGTGGATTTTCGCAAAATTCGCAAATTTAGCGGAAACTACGACGACTGGTATATCGCGGCAAATTTGCTAACCAAACAAGCCCAAATGGAGCGAGACAAACAACTTAAAGAAAAGGCTGAGTTAGAGAAATTTATCGCTCGTTTTAGCGCAAACGCAAGCAAAGCCAAACAAGCCACATCAAGGCAAAAACTGCTTGAAAAGCTCGATATTAGCGAGATTGCGACTTCATCTCGCAGAGATCCGAGCATTTTATTTAAGCTGGGTCGCGAGATCGGCAACGAAATTTTGGAGCTTAAAGGGATAAATAAAAAATTTGGTGAAACGATAATTTGTAAGGATTTTGATTTTAAGCTTGAAAAAGGCGACAAGGTCGCTATTATCGGCAAAAACGGCGTTGGCAAAACGACACTTTGTCGTATGATAAACGGCGAAATAGGGCAAGATAGTGGGACGATTCATATCGGAGCGACCATTGAAAGTGGCTATTTCGCACAGGATACGAACAACAAAATTAAGGGCGATTTGAAGCTTTATGAGTATTTGCAAGACGCCAAAAATAAGGATTTAGACGAAATTCGCAAGTGCCTTGGGCGAATGCTTTTTAGTGGCGCTGAGCAAGAAAAAAGCGTGGGTGCGTTAAGCGGTGGCGAAAAGCACCGAGTAATGCTAAGCAAACTAATGCTAACTAAACCAAATTTTTTAGTGCTTGATGAGCCAAACAACCACCTTGACCTTGAAGCCATTATTGCTCTTGGCGAAGCGCTGTATAACTTCGCAGGAAGCGTGATTTGCGTTAGCCACGACCGCGAACTCATAGACGCTTTTGCGAACCGCATTTTGCATTTAAAGGGAAACGGCGAGATTGTGGATTTTCGTGGGACTTACGAAGAGTATCGTGCGAGTTTGGGAGAAGAGTGA
- the thiH gene encoding 2-iminoacetate synthase ThiH yields MEKIDHMKYLAHMQEIDDGLMQKVLNLRQNYDPNAYNEADVLRAIEKKNRNLDDFGALLSVVGAKFLEELARASMSETRAKFGNNISLFTPIYISNYCDNNCVYCGFSKKNQIKRAKLSDDELIAEYEAIKKSGLEELLVLTGESRVDSDVSYIAHACEIAKKYFKVVGVEIYPLNSDEYATLHNSGVDFVTVFQETYNTEKYAKLHLEGNKRIFPYRFNAQERAIMGGMRGVGFAALLGLDDFRKDAFATGAHAYLLQQKYPHAEIAFSVPRLRPIINNNKINPRDVHEKELLQVITAYRLLIPSANITISTRERAGFRDEAIKIATNKISAGVSVGIGGHSQKKGDEQFEIDDGRSVAEVCAAIRGAGLAPLMSEYIYL; encoded by the coding sequence ATGGAAAAAATAGACCACATGAAATACCTAGCGCACATGCAAGAAATCGATGATGGCTTAATGCAAAAAGTGCTAAATTTAAGGCAAAATTACGACCCAAACGCTTATAATGAAGCCGATGTTTTAAGGGCGATAGAGAAAAAAAATAGAAATTTAGACGATTTTGGCGCACTTTTAAGTGTAGTCGGGGCGAAATTTTTAGAAGAGTTAGCAAGGGCTAGTATGAGTGAAACAAGGGCGAAATTTGGCAATAATATCTCGCTTTTTACGCCGATTTACATTTCAAATTATTGCGATAATAACTGCGTGTATTGCGGATTTAGCAAAAAAAATCAAATTAAAAGAGCCAAGCTTAGCGATGATGAGCTAATAGCCGAATACGAAGCGATAAAAAAGAGCGGACTTGAAGAGCTTTTGGTGCTAACAGGCGAGAGCAGGGTTGATAGCGATGTGAGCTATATCGCTCATGCGTGTGAAATCGCCAAAAAATATTTCAAGGTCGTAGGCGTGGAAATTTATCCGTTAAATTCGGACGAATACGCTACCCTGCATAACTCAGGCGTGGATTTTGTAACCGTTTTTCAAGAGACATACAACACAGAAAAATACGCAAAACTGCATTTAGAAGGCAATAAGCGAATTTTCCCGTATCGTTTCAATGCCCAAGAAAGGGCGATAATGGGCGGTATGCGCGGAGTGGGCTTTGCGGCACTTTTGGGGCTTGATGATTTTCGCAAGGACGCCTTTGCTACGGGCGCGCACGCGTATTTGTTGCAACAAAAATACCCGCACGCCGAAATCGCCTTTTCGGTGCCAAGACTTCGACCGATAATAAATAATAATAAAATCAACCCGCGAGATGTCCATGAAAAGGAGCTTTTGCAGGTGATTACGGCGTATCGCCTACTAATTCCTAGTGCGAATATTACGATTTCGACGCGCGAAAGGGCTGGTTTTAGAGATGAAGCGATTAAAATCGCCACAAATAAAATTTCAGCAGGAGTTAGTGTCGGTATCGGCGGACACAGCCAAAAAAAGGGCGACGAGCAGTTTGAGATAGATGACGGACGAAGCGTGGCTGAGGTTTGTGCTGCGATTAGGGGTGCGGGGTTAGCGCCACTGATGAGCGAGTATATTTATCTGTAA